The following proteins are co-located in the Chryseobacterium daecheongense genome:
- the atpD gene encoding F0F1 ATP synthase subunit beta, translated as MANQIKGKISQIIGPVIDVVFNNVEAVPSIYDALEITKGNGEKVVLEVEQHIGEDTVRCIAMDATDGLTRGQEVIGYGNPITMPIGEAVNGRLFNVVGDAIDGLQNISKENGLPIHREAPKFDQLSTSAEVLFTGIKVIDLVEPYAKGGKIGLFGGAGVGKTVLIQELINNIAKGHGGLSVFAGVGERTREGNDLLREMLESGIIKYGDDFMHSMENGGWDLSKVDLEAMKDSKAAFVFGQMNEPPGARARVALSGLTLAEYYRDGGESGQGRDVLFFVDNIFRFTQAGSEVSALLGRMPSAVGYQPTLASEMGAMQERITSTKNGSITSVQAVYVPADDLTDPAPATTFAHLDATTVLDRKIASLGIYPAVDPLASTSRILAPEVIGEEHYNCAQRVKEILQRYKALQDIIAILGMEELSEEDKSVVYRARKVQRFLSQPFHVAEQFTGIPGSLVDIKDTIKGFNMIMDGELDHLPEAAFNLKGTIEEAIAAGQKMLADNA; from the coding sequence ATGGCAAACCAAATTAAAGGAAAAATTTCTCAAATTATTGGTCCGGTAATCGACGTAGTTTTTAATAATGTGGAAGCAGTTCCAAGTATTTATGACGCGTTAGAAATTACTAAAGGAAACGGTGAAAAAGTAGTCTTAGAAGTAGAACAACATATTGGTGAAGATACGGTAAGATGTATCGCAATGGATGCTACAGATGGTCTTACAAGAGGTCAGGAAGTAATCGGATATGGAAATCCTATTACAATGCCGATTGGTGAGGCTGTAAACGGAAGACTATTCAACGTTGTTGGTGATGCTATCGACGGGCTTCAGAATATCTCTAAAGAAAATGGATTACCTATCCACAGAGAAGCTCCGAAATTTGATCAGTTGTCAACTTCTGCAGAAGTTTTATTTACAGGTATTAAAGTAATCGACTTAGTTGAGCCTTATGCAAAAGGAGGTAAAATTGGATTGTTCGGTGGTGCCGGTGTTGGTAAAACAGTATTGATCCAGGAGTTGATTAATAATATTGCAAAAGGACACGGAGGTCTTTCAGTTTTTGCCGGAGTAGGTGAAAGAACGAGAGAAGGAAATGACCTTTTGAGAGAGATGTTGGAATCAGGAATTATCAAATATGGTGATGATTTCATGCACTCTATGGAAAATGGTGGTTGGGATCTTTCTAAAGTAGATTTAGAAGCGATGAAAGATTCAAAAGCTGCATTCGTTTTCGGACAGATGAACGAGCCACCAGGTGCAAGAGCGAGAGTAGCCCTTTCTGGTCTTACATTAGCTGAGTACTATAGAGATGGAGGAGAAAGCGGACAAGGTAGAGACGTTCTATTCTTCGTAGATAATATCTTCCGTTTTACACAAGCTGGTTCAGAGGTATCTGCACTTCTTGGACGTATGCCATCTGCGGTAGGTTACCAGCCAACGCTTGCTTCTGAGATGGGAGCGATGCAGGAAAGAATTACATCTACTAAAAACGGATCTATTACTTCAGTACAGGCAGTATATGTACCTGCGGATGACTTAACTGACCCGGCTCCTGCAACTACATTTGCTCACTTGGATGCAACTACAGTACTAGATAGAAAAATTGCTTCTTTAGGTATCTATCCTGCGGTAGATCCATTGGCTTCTACTTCAAGAATCCTTGCACCGGAAGTTATCGGAGAAGAACATTATAACTGTGCTCAGAGAGTAAAAGAAATTCTTCAGAGATACAAAGCTCTTCAGGATATCATTGCTATCCTTGGTATGGAAGAACTTTCTGAAGAAGATAAATCTGTTGTTTACCGTGCAAGAAAAGTTCAGAGATTCTTGTCTCAGCCTTTCCACGTTGCTGAACAGTTTACAGGTATCCCTGGTTCATTGGTAGATATTAAAGACACCATCAAAGGATTCAACATGATTATGGATGGAGAACTTGATCATTTACCAGAAGCCGCTTTCAACTTGAAGGGGACTATCGAAGAAGCTATTGCAGCA
- a CDS encoding bifunctional riboflavin kinase/FAD synthetase has translation MKVFKNFNDYSAQKPLALSLGMFDGVHLGHKCIIDELKKIGAENQLETAILTFWPHPRFVFNPNEDLKLLNTLEEKKLLVDKYGINNLFLKEFDEEFRNLTGEEFVRQILIDKLNVKYLIIGYDHSFGKNKSGNFELLQKLSKELDFEVEQMEAINIHENNISSTKIRNALLAGNIVEANEMLGYSYSVSGKVVHGKKIGRTIGYPTANISTESIKLLPKKGAYIVEVYIKGQPYKGMLSIGTNPTVNGDALTVEVYILNFNEDIYDQEITVKFRDFLHDEIKFEGLEKLIERLDEDKRITENFAF, from the coding sequence TTGAAAGTTTTCAAGAATTTTAATGACTATTCCGCGCAAAAGCCTTTAGCACTGTCTTTAGGAATGTTCGACGGGGTACATTTGGGACATAAATGCATTATCGATGAACTAAAAAAAATAGGGGCAGAAAACCAGTTGGAAACTGCTATCCTTACTTTTTGGCCACATCCAAGATTTGTTTTTAATCCCAATGAAGATTTAAAACTTTTAAATACCCTGGAAGAAAAAAAATTGTTGGTTGATAAATATGGGATCAATAATTTGTTTTTAAAAGAATTTGATGAAGAATTCAGAAATCTTACAGGAGAAGAGTTTGTTCGCCAGATCCTTATAGATAAGCTGAATGTAAAATACCTTATTATAGGATACGACCACTCTTTTGGAAAAAATAAAAGCGGAAATTTTGAACTTCTCCAAAAACTGTCTAAAGAATTGGATTTTGAAGTGGAACAAATGGAAGCCATCAATATCCACGAAAATAATATCAGTTCTACCAAAATCAGAAATGCTCTCTTAGCGGGAAATATTGTAGAAGCTAATGAAATGCTTGGTTACTCCTACTCTGTTTCAGGAAAAGTAGTTCATGGCAAGAAGATAGGAAGAACTATTGGCTATCCTACCGCTAATATCAGTACCGAATCCATTAAGTTATTGCCTAAAAAAGGGGCATATATTGTTGAAGTATATATTAAAGGACAGCCATATAAAGGAATGCTCAGTATAGGAACCAATCCTACTGTAAACGGCGATGCACTAACGGTTGAAGTGTATATCCTAAATTTCAACGAGGACATCTACGATCAGGAGATCACTGTAAAATTCAGGGATTTTCTTCATGATGAAATCAAATTCGAAGGTCTTGAAAAATTGATCGAAAGATTGGATGAAGATAAAAGAATCACCGAAAATTTTGCTTTCTAA
- a CDS encoding MmcQ/YjbR family DNA-binding protein yields the protein MDANEILDYCLAKKGVTETFPFDNETLVMKVGTKMFLLMGLERQPLAINVKTDPEWSAELREQYPQITGAYHMNKTHWNSVSLDGLKRDLIFKMIDQSYDLVFFSLTKKAREEILAD from the coding sequence ATGGATGCCAACGAAATATTGGATTACTGTCTTGCAAAAAAAGGAGTCACCGAAACTTTTCCTTTTGACAATGAAACGCTTGTGATGAAAGTAGGAACGAAAATGTTTTTATTAATGGGACTGGAAAGACAGCCTTTAGCAATCAACGTAAAGACCGATCCTGAATGGAGTGCCGAACTTCGGGAGCAATATCCGCAGATCACCGGTGCTTATCACATGAATAAGACCCATTGGAATTCAGTTTCTTTGGATGGGTTAAAAAGAGATCTTATTTTTAAAATGATTGATCAATCCTATGATCTTGTTTTCTTTTCATTAACGAAAAAAGCCAGAGAAGAAATTCTCGCTGATTAG
- a CDS encoding NAD(P)H-binding protein, producing the protein MKALVIGATGATGKDLVNQLLNDKEFDEVDVFVRKPLDIRSDKLNVHIVNFDAPEEWKEAVKGDVAFSCLGTTLKTAGSKEAQRKVDFDYQYEFAKAAKENNVDDYILVSAYGANPKSKIFYSKMKGELEEAVKQLHFNKITIFKPGMLERKGSDRTGEVLGSRIIKFANKIGLLESQKPLPTHILAKAMINSSKIKSYGYSSIKLGNIFCFAEKTNE; encoded by the coding sequence ATGAAAGCTTTGGTAATTGGCGCTACAGGTGCTACCGGTAAAGATTTAGTCAATCAATTACTTAACGATAAGGAATTCGATGAAGTTGATGTATTTGTCAGAAAACCTCTTGATATCAGGAGTGATAAATTAAACGTTCACATCGTAAACTTTGATGCACCGGAAGAATGGAAAGAAGCAGTAAAAGGTGATGTTGCTTTTTCCTGCCTGGGAACCACTTTGAAAACAGCTGGGAGTAAAGAAGCCCAGAGAAAAGTAGATTTCGACTATCAGTATGAATTTGCAAAAGCTGCGAAGGAAAACAATGTGGATGACTACATTCTTGTTTCTGCATACGGGGCAAATCCTAAATCTAAAATTTTCTACTCCAAAATGAAAGGCGAGCTTGAAGAAGCTGTTAAGCAACTGCATTTTAATAAAATAACCATCTTTAAACCTGGCATGCTGGAAAGAAAAGGCTCCGACAGAACGGGAGAAGTTCTCGGAAGCCGAATTATAAAATTTGCCAACAAAATTGGACTTTTGGAAAGCCAAAAGCCATTGCCAACTCATATTTTAGCCAAAGCCATGATCAATTCTTCTAAAATCAAAAGCTATGGGTATTCCAGTATAAAACTGGGAAATATATTTTGTTTTGCGGAGAAAACGAATGAATGA
- a CDS encoding VOC family protein, whose amino-acid sequence MREWYSDHLGLHTNEYGAVFEWYQGTDNSKKGFSQWSPFSEKTKYFQPSEKDFMINYRVEHLDKLVEELKKENVTIVDKIESYEYGKFVHIMDIEGNKIELWEPNDVEYEKLGKSMNSKTTK is encoded by the coding sequence ATGAGAGAATGGTATAGCGATCACCTGGGGCTTCACACCAATGAATATGGAGCGGTATTTGAGTGGTACCAGGGGACTGATAACTCTAAAAAAGGATTTAGCCAGTGGAGTCCTTTCAGTGAAAAAACAAAATATTTTCAACCGTCAGAAAAAGACTTCATGATCAATTATAGGGTAGAACATCTTGATAAACTGGTTGAAGAGTTAAAAAAAGAAAATGTAACCATCGTGGATAAGATCGAAAGTTATGAATATGGAAAGTTTGTACACATCATGGATATAGAAGGAAACAAAATCGAACTCTGGGAGCCTAATGATGTTGAATATGAAAAATTAGGGAAAAGTATGAACAGTAAAACGACGAAGTAA
- a CDS encoding glutathione peroxidase, with amino-acid sequence MKKIFLLLLSFVAFLQSCTNQKSEISKAKTNELMGKTIYDFKVESLDGKEINFADFKGKKILIVNTASECGFTPQYADLEKVYEEYKDKLVVVGFPANNFGGQEPGTNTEIGAFCQKNYGVTFPLAAKVSVKGDDTAPIFKYLTEKELNGVKNTTILWNFTKFLIDENGKLVDSFVSTTKPTDQAITKYFK; translated from the coding sequence ATGAAAAAGATCTTCTTATTGCTACTTTCTTTTGTAGCGTTCTTACAGAGTTGTACCAACCAAAAAAGTGAAATTTCTAAAGCTAAAACCAATGAACTTATGGGAAAAACAATATATGATTTCAAAGTAGAAAGCCTTGATGGCAAAGAGATCAATTTTGCAGACTTTAAAGGGAAAAAGATCCTGATTGTAAATACGGCTTCGGAATGTGGATTTACGCCACAATATGCGGATCTGGAAAAAGTTTATGAAGAATATAAAGATAAATTGGTAGTAGTGGGTTTTCCTGCCAACAACTTTGGAGGTCAGGAACCGGGAACCAATACCGAGATCGGTGCATTTTGCCAGAAAAATTATGGGGTAACTTTTCCATTGGCTGCTAAAGTTTCTGTAAAAGGGGATGATACAGCACCTATTTTTAAATATCTGACAGAAAAAGAACTAAACGGAGTTAAGAATACTACGATCCTTTGGAACTTCACTAAATTCCTGATCGACGAAAACGGTAAATTAGTAGATAGCTTTGTAAGCACTACGAAGCCAACTGATCAGGCGATTACAAAATATTTTAAGTAA
- a CDS encoding histidine kinase, with the protein MKKLLLVFVLIYSQITFAQTAKEIIDKNIELSGGLTNWKLLNSVLLQGKVILGIKDEYPIKIYQQRPNLTKTVLTINNKETAIEGYDGSKGYAMNYATNKVQEYPNYIPESFDNDFIDWENKGFEAKYLGKEKVGDIYCHKVELTKNVNKNFYYFDTNTYMLLKEIKKDETLTYSEYRKVGNLLMPFRIESSSPKKDGDFVMQINKIDINKVFPANIFKF; encoded by the coding sequence ATGAAGAAATTACTTTTAGTATTCGTACTGATTTATTCACAAATTACTTTTGCACAGACCGCTAAGGAAATTATCGATAAAAATATTGAACTATCAGGCGGACTGACAAATTGGAAGCTGTTAAATTCAGTATTACTTCAAGGGAAAGTAATTTTGGGGATCAAAGATGAATATCCGATAAAAATTTATCAGCAACGCCCGAATCTCACTAAAACAGTTCTTACCATTAATAATAAAGAAACTGCGATTGAAGGCTATGACGGAAGCAAAGGATATGCAATGAACTATGCCACAAATAAAGTTCAGGAATATCCGAATTATATTCCCGAAAGTTTTGATAATGATTTCATTGACTGGGAGAATAAAGGTTTTGAAGCTAAATATCTGGGAAAAGAGAAAGTGGGAGATATTTATTGCCATAAAGTAGAATTAACAAAAAATGTCAATAAAAATTTCTATTATTTTGATACCAATACCTATATGCTTCTGAAGGAAATAAAAAAAGATGAAACATTAACGTATTCGGAGTATAGAAAAGTGGGAAATCTATTAATGCCTTTCAGAATTGAATCTTCAAGCCCTAAAAAAGATGGGGATTTTGTAATGCAGATCAATAAAATAGACATCAACAAAGTTTTTCCTGCCAATATCTTTAAATTTTAA
- the kdsB gene encoding 3-deoxy-manno-octulosonate cytidylyltransferase, which translates to MKIIAVIPARYEASRFPGKLMQILGGKTVITTTYQNVLETGLFDEVFVACDSEIIYNEIINNGGKAVMTGQHETGSDRIAEAVQHIDCDIVINVQGDEPFLKTEPLKQLIEVFKEDQNQEISLASLKIKLTEKEEIENPNNVKVITDNNGFALYFSRSVIPYHREISYAVDYFKHIGVYAFRKHALLQFSKLEMKPLEISEKIECIRYLEYGMKIKLIETNFIGVGIDTPEDLEKARKLIN; encoded by the coding sequence ATGAAGATCATAGCAGTTATTCCCGCCCGTTACGAAGCAAGCCGGTTTCCCGGAAAATTAATGCAGATTTTAGGTGGTAAAACAGTAATTACGACCACCTATCAGAATGTTCTGGAAACGGGTTTATTTGATGAAGTTTTTGTAGCGTGTGATTCTGAGATTATTTATAATGAGATTATTAATAATGGAGGAAAGGCCGTAATGACCGGGCAGCATGAAACAGGAAGTGACCGTATTGCGGAGGCAGTTCAGCATATAGATTGTGATATTGTGATCAATGTGCAGGGTGATGAGCCTTTTTTAAAGACAGAACCTCTAAAACAGCTGATTGAAGTTTTTAAAGAAGACCAGAATCAGGAAATTTCATTAGCTTCCCTGAAGATAAAGCTGACTGAAAAGGAGGAAATTGAAAATCCAAATAATGTGAAAGTTATTACCGATAATAATGGTTTTGCATTATACTTTAGCCGCTCAGTTATTCCTTACCACAGGGAGATCTCGTATGCTGTAGATTATTTCAAGCACATTGGAGTATATGCATTCAGGAAGCATGCATTGCTGCAGTTTTCTAAACTGGAAATGAAACCTTTAGAAATTTCGGAAAAAATAGAATGTATCCGTTACCTGGAATATGGGATGAAAATTAAATTAATAGAGACCAACTTTATTGGAGTTGGAATTGATACACCTGAGGATTTGGAAAAAGCAAGAAAATTGATCAACTAA
- a CDS encoding phosphatase PAP2 family protein → MKKIKWLLLPISVMVWSQKKDSTIEKSLKSQSYILKDGSVRTYHKPKLFEFITRAPKDFIDTNKDFVAKDHAYYLGGAIASTLVLIPFDQKLIDNSRELGEKWGMSADNNYSKIGGVIKIPKDIGSGLYLIGNGSTVVLLGIGFATYGWIKDDYRAQATASGLMESLLLSGVFSQTIKRITGRESPFIAIEKGNPGGHWTPFPSFAAFAKNTSSYDAMPSGHLTTFMSAITVIADNYPDAVWIKPVGYTLAGAMAFQMMQSQVHWASDYPLALLMGYFIGKTISKNRYTVSGASTGKVKYKLNFIASTNLGYNMLGVNVSF, encoded by the coding sequence GTGAAAAAAATTAAATGGCTGTTATTACCTATATCAGTAATGGTATGGTCGCAGAAAAAAGACAGCACCATCGAAAAATCGTTAAAATCACAGAGCTATATTCTCAAAGACGGTTCTGTGCGAACCTATCATAAGCCTAAGCTTTTCGAATTTATTACCAGGGCTCCGAAAGATTTTATAGATACTAATAAGGACTTTGTTGCAAAGGATCATGCTTATTACTTAGGAGGTGCAATAGCAAGTACTTTGGTGCTTATTCCATTCGATCAGAAATTGATTGATAATTCAAGAGAGCTGGGTGAAAAATGGGGGATGAGTGCCGATAACAATTACAGTAAAATCGGAGGAGTTATAAAAATACCGAAAGATATCGGCTCAGGTTTATATCTCATCGGTAATGGCTCTACAGTTGTATTGTTAGGGATAGGTTTTGCGACGTATGGTTGGATAAAAGATGACTACAGGGCTCAGGCAACCGCCAGTGGTTTAATGGAAAGTTTATTGCTTTCCGGTGTTTTTTCACAAACAATAAAGAGGATTACAGGTAGGGAAAGTCCTTTTATAGCAATAGAAAAAGGTAATCCCGGAGGACACTGGACTCCTTTTCCAAGCTTTGCAGCTTTTGCTAAAAACACATCAAGTTATGATGCGATGCCATCGGGACATTTAACAACATTTATGTCGGCTATCACGGTGATTGCAGATAATTATCCTGACGCAGTATGGATTAAACCAGTAGGATATACATTGGCAGGAGCGATGGCTTTTCAGATGATGCAAAGCCAGGTTCACTGGGCATCGGATTATCCTTTAGCCTTGCTAATGGGATATTTTATAGGGAAAACCATTTCGAAAAACAGATATACAGTTTCAGGAGCAAGTACAGGAAAAGTAAAATATAAATTGAATTTTATTGCTTCTACGAATCTAGGCTATAATATGTTGGGAGTAAACGTTTCTTTTTAA
- a CDS encoding aminotransferase class I/II-fold pyridoxal phosphate-dependent enzyme → MKVSKLAANLIGSEIVKIGNEVNDLKAKGAEIANLTIGDLNSNIYPIPAKLKEEIQKAYQNNLTNYPPANGLLSLRNEVLKDLKSRWNLEYSANDILITAGSRPLIYAVYKTIVDEGDKVIYPIPSWNNNHYAYLTSADAIEVKTTPENNFLPTAADLKPHLSGAVLLALCSPLNPTGTMFTKDQLSEICELIIEENKKRGADEKPLYLMYDQIYSNLTFDAKHYDPVSLFPEMKDYTIYIDGISKCLAATGVRVGWGFGPSHIIDKMKALLTHVGAWAPKPEQEATAKYYQNSEDVNTFVDEFKGKLEESLKVLHKGIQDLKGKGLAVESIEPMGALYLTIKLDYIGKTKPDGNTIENSSDLVFYLINEAGVALVPFSAFGEEKSEPWFRASVGGLAVNEIEVMMPKLEQALSNLK, encoded by the coding sequence GTGAAAGTTTCAAAATTAGCGGCGAACCTGATTGGTTCTGAAATTGTAAAAATTGGTAATGAAGTAAATGATTTAAAGGCAAAAGGAGCGGAGATAGCCAATCTTACTATTGGTGACCTGAATTCTAATATCTATCCGATACCTGCAAAGTTAAAGGAGGAGATTCAGAAAGCTTATCAGAATAATCTGACGAATTATCCGCCTGCAAACGGACTTTTATCTTTAAGAAATGAAGTTTTAAAAGATCTTAAATCAAGATGGAATCTGGAGTATTCAGCCAATGATATTTTAATTACTGCAGGATCTAGACCTTTGATTTATGCAGTGTATAAGACGATTGTGGATGAAGGTGATAAAGTTATTTATCCTATTCCTTCTTGGAATAATAATCATTATGCGTATCTTACTTCTGCTGATGCTATTGAGGTGAAGACGACTCCTGAAAATAACTTTTTACCTACTGCTGCTGATCTTAAACCTCACTTAAGTGGTGCTGTTTTATTAGCGCTTTGTTCGCCATTGAACCCAACAGGAACGATGTTTACAAAAGACCAGCTTTCTGAAATCTGCGAACTCATCATCGAAGAAAATAAAAAAAGAGGCGCTGATGAAAAGCCTTTATATCTGATGTATGACCAAATCTACTCGAATCTTACTTTTGATGCTAAACATTATGATCCCGTTTCTCTATTCCCTGAAATGAAAGACTATACGATTTATATTGATGGGATCTCAAAATGTCTTGCTGCAACAGGAGTGCGTGTAGGATGGGGGTTCGGGCCATCTCATATTATCGATAAAATGAAAGCTTTGCTTACACACGTAGGAGCTTGGGCACCTAAGCCAGAGCAGGAGGCAACAGCTAAATATTACCAGAACTCTGAAGATGTAAATACTTTTGTTGATGAATTTAAAGGAAAACTGGAAGAAAGCCTTAAAGTTCTTCATAAAGGAATCCAGGATTTAAAAGGCAAAGGATTAGCCGTGGAAAGCATTGAGCCTATGGGAGCCCTTTACCTTACGATCAAGTTGGATTATATCGGAAAAACGAAACCGGATGGGAACACTATAGAAAATTCATCTGATCTTGTTTTTTATTTAATCAATGAAGCGGGTGTAGCTTTAGTTCCTTTCTCTGCCTTCGGAGAAGAAAAATCTGAACCTTGGTTCCGTGCTTCTGTAGGAGGATTAGCAGTAAACGAAATTGAAGTAATGATGCCAAAATTAGAGCAGGCATTAAGCAATTTAAAATAA
- a CDS encoding phospho-sugar mutase — protein sequence MTTLEKAKLWLSETFDQETRDAVKLLIDSNSPDLEDSFYRELEFGTGGMRGIMGVGTNRLNKYTLGQATQGLANYMLKQFPNEEIKVAIAYDVRHNSKEFGKLVADVLTANGIKVLLFKDHRPTPELSFTVRDKKCNGGIVLTASHNPPEYNGYKVYWNDGAQIVPPHDEAIINEVYSVKFDEIKFDGNDDLIEWIGAEQDDVYIDACIENSTYQNVGKENLNIVFTSIHGTTYTTVPKALEKAGFKKVDLVKEQMIPSGNFTTVASPNPEEPAALEMAMDLAKITNADIVIGTDPDGDRLGIAVRNLDGEMQLLNGNQTNTILTYYILNEWRKLDKITGKEFIGSTIVTSDIFFDIAQKFGVACKAGLTGFKWIGKMIREAEGKEKFVCGGEESFGFMTGDFVRDKDSCGSILLACEIAAWCKANGRTMYQYMIEIYQETGMYYEGLVNLVRKGKDGAEEIQNMMKNFRENPPKEIAGSLVEDIKDFKEQTHFIVSKNEKQVMNEIPKSNVLIYYTQDGTKVCVRPSGTEPKIKFYISVKDMITSEADFRDKLKSLDEKIDQVKADLKLD from the coding sequence ATGACAACATTAGAAAAAGCGAAACTTTGGTTAAGTGAAACGTTTGATCAGGAAACGAGAGATGCTGTGAAATTATTAATTGATAGTAATTCTCCTGATCTGGAAGATTCTTTTTACAGGGAACTGGAATTTGGAACCGGAGGTATGAGAGGAATTATGGGGGTTGGAACGAATCGTTTAAATAAATACACTTTAGGTCAAGCTACACAAGGACTTGCGAACTATATGTTAAAGCAATTTCCCAATGAGGAAATTAAAGTAGCTATCGCTTATGACGTTCGTCATAATTCCAAAGAATTTGGAAAACTGGTAGCTGATGTTTTAACGGCTAATGGAATTAAGGTATTGCTTTTTAAAGATCACAGACCTACGCCGGAATTGTCTTTTACCGTTCGTGATAAAAAATGTAACGGGGGTATTGTACTTACGGCTTCTCACAATCCACCGGAATATAATGGATATAAAGTATACTGGAATGATGGAGCTCAAATTGTTCCGCCTCATGATGAAGCAATTATCAATGAGGTGTATTCTGTGAAATTTGATGAAATTAAATTTGACGGGAACGATGATCTTATTGAATGGATCGGGGCAGAGCAGGATGATGTTTATATTGATGCCTGTATTGAGAATTCCACGTATCAGAATGTTGGAAAAGAGAACCTGAATATTGTCTTTACATCCATTCACGGAACAACTTATACAACGGTTCCGAAGGCTTTGGAAAAAGCAGGATTCAAAAAAGTGGATCTTGTAAAAGAACAGATGATTCCTAGCGGAAACTTTACTACTGTAGCTTCCCCAAACCCTGAAGAGCCTGCTGCATTGGAAATGGCAATGGATCTTGCAAAAATTACCAATGCTGATATTGTGATTGGAACAGATCCGGATGGTGACAGATTGGGAATTGCAGTGAGAAACCTTGATGGAGAAATGCAACTGCTGAATGGTAATCAAACCAATACTATTCTTACGTATTATATTCTAAATGAATGGAGAAAACTGGATAAGATCACTGGAAAAGAGTTTATTGGTTCTACGATTGTTACGTCAGATATTTTCTTTGATATTGCCCAAAAATTTGGGGTTGCCTGTAAGGCAGGTCTTACTGGGTTTAAATGGATCGGAAAAATGATCCGTGAAGCTGAGGGAAAAGAAAAGTTTGTTTGCGGAGGAGAAGAAAGCTTTGGTTTTATGACCGGGGATTTTGTTCGTGATAAAGATTCTTGTGGAAGTATTCTTTTGGCGTGCGAAATTGCAGCATGGTGCAAAGCCAATGGCAGAACGATGTATCAATATATGATTGAGATATATCAGGAGACAGGAATGTACTATGAGGGATTGGTGAATCTTGTCAGAAAAGGTAAGGACGGAGCTGAAGAAATTCAGAACATGATGAAAAATTTCCGAGAAAACCCTCCAAAAGAAATCGCGGGGTCTTTGGTTGAAGATATTAAAGATTTTAAGGAACAAACCCATTTTATTGTTTCTAAAAATGAAAAACAGGTTATGAATGAAATTCCAAAATCCAATGTATTGATTTACTATACTCAGGATGGAACTAAAGTTTGTGTAAGACCTTCCGGAACAGAACCAAAGATCAAGTTTTATATTTCGGTAAAAGATATGATTACTTCCGAAGCTGATTTCAGAGATAAATTAAAATCTTTGGATGAGAAAATTGATCAGGTAAAAGCAGATCTTAAACTAGACTGA
- a CDS encoding DUF2807 domain-containing protein encodes MKNILYIFVLVAVISCGKVSPKGNIERKDVNVSEFVNLDLNGKFRVFYARGPKNFVEIETYPNVANNLDVDVKDKTLSIKEKRGTKGVDFYNVTIYSKYNLEKVSISDSVEMNISSEIKTDNFKLNLKNNATFMGSVNTRRAEIEMVDRSRANFLGETKNAVIKISDTASLIAPYWKITNLNIDSKNGNYAEVNVKDSLKGHIQNTAKFLYYNDPIRAFKIDKTTKVENKTL; translated from the coding sequence ATGAAAAATATATTGTACATATTTGTGCTTGTAGCCGTAATTTCTTGTGGAAAAGTTTCACCCAAAGGAAATATTGAGAGAAAAGATGTGAATGTTTCTGAATTTGTCAACCTGGACCTTAACGGGAAATTTAGGGTATTTTATGCAAGAGGACCTAAAAATTTTGTTGAAATAGAGACTTATCCAAATGTTGCCAATAATTTAGATGTAGATGTGAAAGACAAAACTCTTTCAATAAAAGAAAAAAGAGGAACAAAGGGAGTTGATTTTTATAATGTGACCATTTATTCAAAATATAATCTTGAAAAAGTTTCCATTTCAGATTCTGTAGAAATGAATATTTCGAGTGAAATAAAAACAGATAATTTTAAGCTTAATTTAAAGAATAACGCTACATTTATGGGTTCAGTGAACACAAGAAGAGCGGAAATAGAGATGGTGGACAGGAGTAGGGCCAATTTTTTAGGAGAAACTAAAAATGCAGTAATAAAGATTTCTGATACGGCTAGCCTGATTGCTCCGTATTGGAAAATCACCAACCTGAATATTGATTCTAAAAACGGGAATTATGCTGAAGTTAATGTAAAAGATTCTCTTAAAGGACATATTCAGAATACAGCAAAGTTTTTATATTATAATGATCCTATCCGCGCTTTCAAAATTGATAAAACAACAAAGGTTGAAAATAAGACGCTATAA